A genomic segment from Anopheles maculipalpis chromosome X, idAnoMacuDA_375_x, whole genome shotgun sequence encodes:
- the LOC126556190 gene encoding calcium-binding mitochondrial carrier protein Aralar1 isoform X1: MTNTAAAKEKSTEEKDVKNPMHIKRASTEKLREIFGKYATQQINGEPYMTSEDFVKNFLGQSYNEESIKLIAGIADTSKDGLISFAEFQAFEGLLCTPDALYKTAFQLFDRNGNGSVTYSEFVDVFKKTDLHAKIPFKLDGPFIQLYFGKDRQRVINYVEFSQFLHDFHEECAMEAFRLKDTSGSGFISALDFQDIMVNVKKHLLTNEVRDNLIAVTEGHRVSFPYFMAFNSLLNNMELIKRIYLNATSGNRAEPITKDELLHSAQTMSQITPLEIDILYQLTGVIHQSGRIVYNDLSNIAPEHYIKNITHRLAEIKAVESPADRSFLIQMLESTYRFTLGSVAGAVGATAVYPIDLVKTRMQNQRTGSFIGEVAYRNSWDCCKKVIRHEGFLGLYRGLVPQLMGVAPEKAIKLTVNDFVRDKLTDKQGNIPRWGEVLAGACAGGSQVIFTNPLEIVKIRLQVAGEIAGGAKVRALSVVRELGLFGLYKGARACLLRDVPFSAIYFPMYAHTKAAFADDEGYNHPLTLLAAGAIAGIPAASLVTPADVIKTRLQVVARTGQTTYSGVMDAARKIMAEEGPRAFWKGTVARVFRSSPQFGVTLVTYELLQRMLYVDFGGSRPAGSDVAKAKVDLTRVNPDHIGGYQAALPMLNGIETKFGLSLPRFGSPALKRQAS; this comes from the exons ATGACTAATACGGCCGCAGCCAAAGAAAAGTCGACCGAGGAAAAGGATGTCAAA AATCCGATGCATATAAAGCGTGCGTCCACGGAGAAGCTGCGTGAAATCTTCGGCAAATATGCAACCCAACAAATCAACGGTGAACCGTACATGACCAGCGAAGACTTTGTGAAGAATTTCCTTGGACAATCGTACAATGAG GAATCGATAAAACTGATCGCCGGCATTGCCGATACCAGCAAGGATGGGCTGATCTCGTTCGCCGAATTTCAAGCGTTCGAGGGTCTGCTCTGCACACCGGACGCCCTGTACAAAACCGCGTTCCAGCTGTTCGACCGTAACGGTAACGGCTCGGTCACGTACAGTGAGTTTGTCGATGTTTTCAAAAAGACAGATCTGCACGCTAAAATCCCGTTCAAACTGGACGGCCCTTTCATACAGCTTTACTTCGGCAAGGACCGGCAGCGTGTGATCAATTACGTCGAGTTTAGCCAGTTTTTGCACGACTTCCACGAGGAGTGTGCGATGGAGGCGTTCCGCTTGAAGGACACCTCCGGTTCCGGGTTTATCTCGGCACTCGACTTTCAGGACATTATGGTGAACGTGAAGAAGCACCTGCTGACGAACGAGGTGCGCGATAATCTGATTGCG GTTACCGAAGGTCACCGGGTGAGCTTTCCCTACTTTATGGCATTTAATTCGCTGCTCAACAATATGGAGCTGATCAAGCGCATTTACCTGAACGCGACCAGTGGCAACCGGGCGGAACCGATCACCAAGGACGAGCTGTTGCATTCCGCGCAAACGATGAGCCAGATAACGCCGCTAGAGATTGACATCCTATATCAGCTGACTGGCGTGATTCATCAAAGTGG ACGAATCGTGTACAATGATCTTAGCAACATTGCGCCGGAACACTACATCAAAAACATTACCCATCGGCTGGCAGAAATCAAAGCGGTAGAATCGCCCGCGGATCGGTCCTTCCTGATCCAGATGCTCGAGAGCACGTACCGGTTTACGCTTGGTTCGGTAGCGGGAG CTGTCGGTGCAACGGCGGTTTATCCGATCGATTTGGTAAAGACACGGATGCAAAACCAGCGCACCGGTTCGTTTATCGGTGAGGTCGCCTACCGGAACTCGTGGGACTGCTGCAAAAAG GTTATCCGGCACGAGGGCTTTCTGGGGCTGTACCGTGGTTTGGTGCCGCAGCTGATGGGTGTTGCGCCGGAGAAAGCGATCAAGCTGACGGTGAACGATTTCGTGCGGGACAAGCTAACGGACAAGCAGGGCAACATTCCGCGATGGGGCGAGGTGCTTGCTGGTGCTTGT GCCGGTGGATCGCAAGTAATTTTCACCAACCCGCTGGAAATAGTGAAAATTCGGCTGCAGGTGGCGGGTGAGATTGCGGGCGGTGCCAAGGTACGGGCGCTCAGCGTAGTGCGCGAGCTCGGCCTGTTCGGGCTGTACAAGGGTGCCCGCGCCTGTCTGCTCCGTGACGTACCGTTCTCGGCCATCTACTTCCCGATGTACGCACATACGAAGGCGGCGTTTGCAGACGACGAGGGTTACAATCATCCGCTGACACTGTTGGCGGCGGGTGCGATTGCCGGTATACCGGCGGCGTCGCTAGTGACGCCGGCGGACGTCATCAAGACGCGGTTACAGGTGGTGGCCCGCACCGGCCAAACGACGTACAGTGGGGTGATGGATGCGGCGCGAAAGATTATGGCCGAGGAGGGTCCGCGTGCCTTTTGGAAGGGAACAGTCG CTCGAGTGTTCCGATCGTCGCCACAGTTTGGTGTAACGCTCGTAACGTACGAGCTGCTGCAGCGCATGCTGTACGTAGACTTTGGTGGATCGCGTCCAGCCGGTTCCGATGTGGCGAAGGCGAAGGTTGATCTGACCCGCGTCAATCCGGACCATATCGGTGGCTATCAGGCGGCCCTACCGATGCTGAACGGTATCGAAACAAAGTTTGGGCTGAGCTTGCCACGCTTTGGCAGCCCGGCACTCAAGCGTCAAGCGTCATGA
- the LOC126556190 gene encoding calcium-binding mitochondrial carrier protein Aralar1 isoform X2 has translation MKLESRPITENPMHIKRASTEKLREIFGKYATQQINGEPYMTSEDFVKNFLGQSYNEESIKLIAGIADTSKDGLISFAEFQAFEGLLCTPDALYKTAFQLFDRNGNGSVTYSEFVDVFKKTDLHAKIPFKLDGPFIQLYFGKDRQRVINYVEFSQFLHDFHEECAMEAFRLKDTSGSGFISALDFQDIMVNVKKHLLTNEVRDNLIAVTEGHRVSFPYFMAFNSLLNNMELIKRIYLNATSGNRAEPITKDELLHSAQTMSQITPLEIDILYQLTGVIHQSGRIVYNDLSNIAPEHYIKNITHRLAEIKAVESPADRSFLIQMLESTYRFTLGSVAGAVGATAVYPIDLVKTRMQNQRTGSFIGEVAYRNSWDCCKKVIRHEGFLGLYRGLVPQLMGVAPEKAIKLTVNDFVRDKLTDKQGNIPRWGEVLAGACAGGSQVIFTNPLEIVKIRLQVAGEIAGGAKVRALSVVRELGLFGLYKGARACLLRDVPFSAIYFPMYAHTKAAFADDEGYNHPLTLLAAGAIAGIPAASLVTPADVIKTRLQVVARTGQTTYSGVMDAARKIMAEEGPRAFWKGTVARVFRSSPQFGVTLVTYELLQRMLYVDFGGSRPAGSDVAKAKVDLTRVNPDHIGGYQAALPMLNGIETKFGLSLPRFGSPALKRQAS, from the exons atGAAGCTGGAATCGCGACCAATCACGGAG AATCCGATGCATATAAAGCGTGCGTCCACGGAGAAGCTGCGTGAAATCTTCGGCAAATATGCAACCCAACAAATCAACGGTGAACCGTACATGACCAGCGAAGACTTTGTGAAGAATTTCCTTGGACAATCGTACAATGAG GAATCGATAAAACTGATCGCCGGCATTGCCGATACCAGCAAGGATGGGCTGATCTCGTTCGCCGAATTTCAAGCGTTCGAGGGTCTGCTCTGCACACCGGACGCCCTGTACAAAACCGCGTTCCAGCTGTTCGACCGTAACGGTAACGGCTCGGTCACGTACAGTGAGTTTGTCGATGTTTTCAAAAAGACAGATCTGCACGCTAAAATCCCGTTCAAACTGGACGGCCCTTTCATACAGCTTTACTTCGGCAAGGACCGGCAGCGTGTGATCAATTACGTCGAGTTTAGCCAGTTTTTGCACGACTTCCACGAGGAGTGTGCGATGGAGGCGTTCCGCTTGAAGGACACCTCCGGTTCCGGGTTTATCTCGGCACTCGACTTTCAGGACATTATGGTGAACGTGAAGAAGCACCTGCTGACGAACGAGGTGCGCGATAATCTGATTGCG GTTACCGAAGGTCACCGGGTGAGCTTTCCCTACTTTATGGCATTTAATTCGCTGCTCAACAATATGGAGCTGATCAAGCGCATTTACCTGAACGCGACCAGTGGCAACCGGGCGGAACCGATCACCAAGGACGAGCTGTTGCATTCCGCGCAAACGATGAGCCAGATAACGCCGCTAGAGATTGACATCCTATATCAGCTGACTGGCGTGATTCATCAAAGTGG ACGAATCGTGTACAATGATCTTAGCAACATTGCGCCGGAACACTACATCAAAAACATTACCCATCGGCTGGCAGAAATCAAAGCGGTAGAATCGCCCGCGGATCGGTCCTTCCTGATCCAGATGCTCGAGAGCACGTACCGGTTTACGCTTGGTTCGGTAGCGGGAG CTGTCGGTGCAACGGCGGTTTATCCGATCGATTTGGTAAAGACACGGATGCAAAACCAGCGCACCGGTTCGTTTATCGGTGAGGTCGCCTACCGGAACTCGTGGGACTGCTGCAAAAAG GTTATCCGGCACGAGGGCTTTCTGGGGCTGTACCGTGGTTTGGTGCCGCAGCTGATGGGTGTTGCGCCGGAGAAAGCGATCAAGCTGACGGTGAACGATTTCGTGCGGGACAAGCTAACGGACAAGCAGGGCAACATTCCGCGATGGGGCGAGGTGCTTGCTGGTGCTTGT GCCGGTGGATCGCAAGTAATTTTCACCAACCCGCTGGAAATAGTGAAAATTCGGCTGCAGGTGGCGGGTGAGATTGCGGGCGGTGCCAAGGTACGGGCGCTCAGCGTAGTGCGCGAGCTCGGCCTGTTCGGGCTGTACAAGGGTGCCCGCGCCTGTCTGCTCCGTGACGTACCGTTCTCGGCCATCTACTTCCCGATGTACGCACATACGAAGGCGGCGTTTGCAGACGACGAGGGTTACAATCATCCGCTGACACTGTTGGCGGCGGGTGCGATTGCCGGTATACCGGCGGCGTCGCTAGTGACGCCGGCGGACGTCATCAAGACGCGGTTACAGGTGGTGGCCCGCACCGGCCAAACGACGTACAGTGGGGTGATGGATGCGGCGCGAAAGATTATGGCCGAGGAGGGTCCGCGTGCCTTTTGGAAGGGAACAGTCG CTCGAGTGTTCCGATCGTCGCCACAGTTTGGTGTAACGCTCGTAACGTACGAGCTGCTGCAGCGCATGCTGTACGTAGACTTTGGTGGATCGCGTCCAGCCGGTTCCGATGTGGCGAAGGCGAAGGTTGATCTGACCCGCGTCAATCCGGACCATATCGGTGGCTATCAGGCGGCCCTACCGATGCTGAACGGTATCGAAACAAAGTTTGGGCTGAGCTTGCCACGCTTTGGCAGCCCGGCACTCAAGCGTCAAGCGTCATGA
- the LOC126558052 gene encoding STAM-binding protein-like A: MSVKQSHPVEMGPIEPHQRLQKLIADSQRVSIDPTMPINRYYRSGNQIVETADRSLRDGNLEKAFTFYLRFVTIFVELILDHPGYKSVPPADKQQTKEKIKKILPRAEEIRKKLLERYTAEYKLYLQQLKQQAKQEEKEDEARKLAVAAATAAAAATAAASKAAEQKPTTSGIGPYAPSAPSHVAVISDSDAKLIDQVLYPSEFLTDRSQATGLPGTGLLLAGTENRRFDRSLKPVLPPAPVPTVGFRSIIVPTDTMAKFLELAAANTAANLETCAILAGSLAQTRFTITHVIFPKQCGTSDSCNTMNEEEIAVIQDRHNLITLGWIHTHPSQTAFLSSVDLHTHCSYQLMLEEAIAIVCSPKYRETGFFNLTPYGMDSISQCRQTGFHPHPAGQPLFTEVQHIILSDAVGARVIDLR; the protein is encoded by the exons ATGTCCGTGAAGCAGTCGCATCCGGTCGAGATGGGACCGATCGAACCGCACCAGCGGCTCCAGAAGCTCATCGCCGACAGCCAGCGAGTTTCGATCGATCCGACCATGCCCATCAACCGATACTATCGCTCCGGTAATCAGATCGTCGAAACCGCGGACCGTTCCCTGCGCGACGGCAATCTTGAGAAAGCGTTCACCTTCTATCTCCGGTTCGTGACGATTTTTGTCGAGCTGATACTGGACCATCCCGGCTACAAATCGGTACCGCCCGCGGACAAGCAGCAGACGAAGGAAAAGATCAAGAAGATACTGCCGCGGGCGGAAGAGATACGCAAAAAGCTGCTGGAAAGGTACACGGCCGAGTACAAGCTGTACCTGCAGCAGCTGAAACAACAGGCGAAACAGGAGGAGAAGGAGGACGAAGCGCGGAAGctggcggtggcggcggctACAGCGGCTGCGGCAGCAACTGCAGCCGCATCCAAGGCAGCGGAACAGAAACCGACCACCTCCGGCATTGGGCCGTACGCACCGAGCGCACCGAGCCACGTGGCAGTCATCAGCGACAGTGATGCGAAGCTCATCGACCAGGTGCTCTATCCGAGCGAATTTCTTACGGACCGTAGCCAAGCTACCGGCTTGCCCGGGACGGGTTTGCTGCTGGCCGGTACCGAGAACAGGCGGTTCGATCGTTCGTTAAAGCCGGTACTGCCCCCCGCACCGGTACCGACGGTTGGCTTCCGGTCGATTATCGTACCGACCGATACGATGGCCAAGTTTCTCGAGCTGGCCGCCGCCAACACGGCGGCCAATCTGGAAACGTGCGCAATTCTGGCGGGCAGCCTAGCGCAGACCAGATTCACCATTACACATGTGATATTTCCAAAGCAGTGCGGCACATCGGACAGCTGCAATACGATGAACGAGGAGGAGATTGCGGTCATACAGGACCGGCACAATCTCATCACTCTCGGGTGGATACAT aCACACCCCTCCCAGACGGCATTTCTTTCGTCCGTCgatttacacacacactgctcGTATCAGCTAATGCTGGAGGAAGCGATCGCGATCGTCTGCTCGCCAAAGTATCGAGA AACTGGCTTTTTTAATCTCACACCGTACGGGATGGATTCGATATCTCAATGCCGACAAACGGGTTTTCATCCGCATCCTGCCGGTCAACCCTTATTCACG GAAGTGCAACACATCATACTAAGCGATGCAGTTGGAGCTAGGGTGATTGACCTGCGATAA